TGTGGGGAGAGCCTGCAGACCGCGAGGCGATGAAGGCGGTGTTGCGCCGGGCGGTAGAGCTGGGCGTGAATTTTATCGATACGGCTGACAGCTATGGGCCCACCATCAGTGAAGAGCTTATCGGCCAGGCCCTGGCTCCGTATAAGCCGGGTGTCGTGATCGCGACCAAATCTGGGCTTGCCCGGACGGGACCGGATGTATGGGTACCGCTTGGACGCCCGGAGTACCTGATCCAGCAGGTTGAGCTGAGCCTGCGGCGCCTTAAGCTGCAGCAGATCGATCTGTGGCAGCTCCACCGTATCGATCCAAAGGTCCCGGTAGAGGAGTCGCTGGGCGCGGTCAAGAAGCTGCAGGAGCAGGGAAAGATCCGTCATGTTGGCTTGAGTGAGGTTTCGGTCGAGCAGATTAAGCAGGCGCGCAAGGTCATTGAGATCGTCAGTGTGCAGAATCTCTACAACATCGCCGACCGCAAGAGTGAAGCCGTGCTGGAGTATTGCCACAACGAAGGTCTGGCTTTTATTCCATGGTTCCCGGTGGCGGCAGGTAAGCTGACTCAGCCGGGAGGCAAGCTCGACGTTTTTGCACAGCGCCACGGCATTACGCTCTCGCAGCTTTCGATCGCATGGCTGCTGCACCGCTCACCAGTCATCCTGCCGATTCCCGGAACGAGCTCTGTCCAACATCTGGAAGAGAATATGAAAGCCGCAGACGTGCAACTGAGCGATGCGGAATGGCGTGAAGTAGAAGCCATTGCGGGGCAGCGATAAAATAAGAGGGTACTGACGAGAACAAAGGGCGCCGCTTTTGGACGGTGGCGCTTTTGTTTACGCGCCTGTAATGTTGGCGCCGCCTTACCTTCATGGAGACTTAAGCCGCAATCGTCACTTTGGTTTAAGAACGACCAAATACCGGGTAGTCTCTTCACTAAGACTATCCAGGCCGGAATGGATGCCACGACGAATGATGCGGAGAGTGTTTTCGCTGCTTCCTGCAGTACTGTTGTTTCTATTGTGTGTGGTCGCCAAAGCCCAGGCTCCTAACGAGAGTGGGGCGACCATCGATACCGGGGTCCCGCTTCGCATCCAGATCCGAAAGACCATACCGCTCGCTCGTGGAACTGTTGTCGAGGGCTTTCTGGTTGCGCCCGTCTATGTACGGGAAAGGCTGGTCTTACCCGAGGGAACCCGCGTTACCGGCACCGTCCAGGATTTCGCTCCTACTGCTTTCAAGATTCGCCTGCAGGCCAGGCTCGACGGAGATCTGACTCCTCTGCATGAGCCGATCGTGCATTTTCAGTCGCTCGACCTGGATGGCAGAGAGGTCGCGATCGATGCGGTGGCGACTGTTTCGACTGCACAGCCCATCCGGTTTACTACGGCGCAGAAGCGTCCGTCATTGATGAAACAGGCCAGTGGCTATGTTCGTGGACAGATCAACGACACGAAGGA
This genomic window from Terriglobus albidus contains:
- a CDS encoding aldo/keto reductase, which produces MASIAKTFRLGGDLEITRLGYGAMRIVGKGVWGEPADREAMKAVLRRAVELGVNFIDTADSYGPTISEELIGQALAPYKPGVVIATKSGLARTGPDVWVPLGRPEYLIQQVELSLRRLKLQQIDLWQLHRIDPKVPVEESLGAVKKLQEQGKIRHVGLSEVSVEQIKQARKVIEIVSVQNLYNIADRKSEAVLEYCHNEGLAFIPWFPVAAGKLTQPGGKLDVFAQRHGITLSQLSIAWLLHRSPVILPIPGTSSVQHLEENMKAADVQLSDAEWREVEAIAGQR